Proteins encoded in a region of the Paenibacillus sp. W2I17 genome:
- a CDS encoding glycoside hydrolase family 1 protein, producing the protein MINRQGFPEGFLWGGAIAANQAEGGFDAGGKGWSTADMVPYFEKKDYTNLRELMHVTSATVEKAMAHHSAEGYPKRYGIDFYHRFKEDIALFAELGFKTFRLSINWPRIFPNGYDAEPNEEGLRFYDEVFDELRKYDIEPLVTLSHYEMPMALVLKYNGWAGREVIGHFVRYAETVMTRYKDKVKYWLTFNEINTTIIEPFTGGGIIEDRVENTMQASYQALHHQFVASSLVTEKARQINPNFQIGCMLARMIHYPATSKPEDVLQAQIDNQLNLLHTDVQVRGSYPTFMARYWAENGITIAMEPGDEQILREHTVDFISFSYYTSLVSAVNPEEYGVTGGNLYSTIKNPNLERTEWGWQLDPIGLRVALKELYDRYQLPLFVVENGLGAKDTVEADGSINDDYRIDYLRKHITQMKEAVMDGVDLMGYTNWGAIDIISASTSEMSKRYGVIYVDQDDNGQGTLNRYKKKSFGWYQKVIASNGENLE; encoded by the coding sequence ATGATTAATCGACAAGGGTTTCCGGAAGGATTTCTATGGGGCGGCGCTATTGCCGCCAACCAGGCTGAAGGTGGATTCGACGCTGGCGGCAAAGGATGGTCGACGGCCGACATGGTTCCTTATTTTGAGAAAAAGGACTACACCAACCTTAGAGAACTGATGCATGTTACCAGTGCAACGGTTGAGAAAGCAATGGCACATCATAGTGCGGAAGGTTATCCGAAGCGTTACGGGATTGATTTTTACCACCGTTTCAAAGAAGATATTGCGCTCTTCGCAGAGCTGGGCTTCAAGACATTCCGTCTGTCCATCAACTGGCCGCGTATTTTCCCGAATGGTTATGATGCCGAGCCAAATGAAGAGGGACTGCGTTTCTATGACGAAGTGTTCGATGAACTCCGGAAATACGATATCGAACCACTTGTAACCCTCTCGCATTATGAGATGCCTATGGCACTTGTCCTCAAATATAACGGCTGGGCTGGTCGCGAAGTGATTGGACATTTTGTGAGATATGCGGAAACGGTGATGACCCGATACAAGGACAAAGTAAAATACTGGTTGACGTTTAACGAGATTAACACAACGATTATTGAACCGTTCACAGGCGGCGGTATTATTGAAGACCGAGTTGAGAACACGATGCAGGCTTCTTATCAGGCACTTCATCATCAATTTGTAGCCAGCAGCCTGGTGACTGAGAAAGCACGTCAGATTAACCCGAACTTCCAGATCGGATGTATGCTTGCGCGTATGATTCACTACCCGGCGACGTCGAAGCCAGAGGATGTGCTGCAAGCACAGATCGATAATCAGCTGAACCTGCTGCATACAGATGTACAAGTTCGTGGTAGTTATCCAACGTTTATGGCTCGGTACTGGGCAGAGAACGGGATTACGATTGCAATGGAACCGGGGGACGAGCAGATCCTGCGTGAGCACACGGTTGATTTCATCTCGTTCAGTTATTACACATCCTTGGTGTCCGCAGTGAACCCAGAGGAATATGGAGTAACTGGAGGCAACCTCTACAGTACGATCAAGAACCCGAATCTGGAGCGTACGGAATGGGGCTGGCAGCTTGACCCGATCGGTCTGCGTGTGGCATTGAAAGAGCTGTATGACCGATATCAACTGCCATTGTTTGTTGTAGAGAACGGCCTTGGCGCCAAAGATACCGTTGAAGCAGACGGTTCCATCAACGATGATTATCGTATTGATTATCTGAGAAAACATATCACACAAATGAAAGAAGCCGTTATGGATGGTGTGGACCTGATGGGATATACCAACTGGGGAGCGATTGATATCATCAGTGCATCCACTTCGGAAATGTCCAAACGTTATGGCGTGATCTACGTGGATCAGGATGACAACGGACAAGGCACATTGAATCGTTATAAGAAAAAGAGCTTTGGCTGGTACCAAAAAGTCATTGCCTCGAATGGCGAGAACTTGGAATAG
- a CDS encoding AraC family transcriptional regulator: MNSSVQLMKSEYFLHNHLQLFVNRCSEDFVLPFHAHDFIEYSYVAEGKGFHHIGEDVIPVTKGMLFVIPVGVPHVFRPVSTNVTEHPLILYNCLFNAELIHTLTAIIQEKEIIQHLMDLEQNQVPYISVVDHNDRIEELMVKLYRESSVPGIGSSTMLYTLVSQLVLMTYRQLYQKEHDEENHSTGFDYILHYLKQHVSNRIRMSDLVRISGWSEKQIGRMFLRHTGQTFSSHLQHLRIQKSCELLKSSQHKVSLIAELIGYRDMDSFYAAFKKITGETPLAYRKKSRAQHSGQ, translated from the coding sequence GTGAATTCATCTGTACAACTCATGAAAAGTGAATACTTCCTGCATAATCATCTACAACTTTTTGTCAATCGTTGCTCTGAAGATTTTGTGCTTCCTTTTCACGCACATGATTTTATTGAGTATAGCTATGTTGCCGAAGGAAAGGGATTTCATCATATCGGTGAAGATGTCATTCCGGTGACAAAGGGGATGCTGTTTGTCATTCCTGTCGGCGTTCCTCATGTCTTCCGTCCTGTGAGCACCAACGTAACCGAGCATCCGTTAATTCTATATAATTGCTTATTTAATGCTGAATTGATCCACACGCTGACAGCAATCATTCAGGAAAAAGAAATCATTCAACATCTGATGGATCTGGAACAAAATCAGGTTCCTTATATATCCGTTGTGGATCACAACGACCGGATTGAAGAACTAATGGTGAAGCTGTACCGTGAATCCTCCGTTCCGGGAATCGGTTCGTCTACCATGTTATACACCTTGGTAAGCCAGTTGGTATTGATGACCTACAGACAACTTTATCAAAAGGAACATGATGAAGAGAATCATTCCACCGGTTTTGATTACATTCTTCATTATCTCAAACAACACGTAAGCAATCGTATTCGGATGTCTGATCTGGTCCGTATATCGGGCTGGAGCGAGAAGCAAATTGGACGAATGTTTCTTCGGCATACTGGACAGACCTTTAGTAGCCACCTGCAACACCTGCGTATACAAAAAAGCTGCGAACTTCTAAAGAGTTCACAGCACAAAGTCAGTCTGATTGCAGAGCTGATTGGATATCGGGATATGGATTCATTCTATGCTGCATTCAAAAAAATAACAGGCGAAACACCTCTCGCCTATCGCAAAAAATCCAGAGCACAGCACTCTGGACAATAA
- a CDS encoding 5'-nucleotidase, whose translation MKKPIIAVDMDDTICHLVKRAIYHNNLNFPTHPLRYEDMIHWDTSHLRHPESTHDVFYGRPGLFEELELYDEYVVDEMRKLNDAYDVIVVTAAEPRTVVEKWNWLQQHMPFITAEQFITCKRKNLLGFDLLIDDGAHNLIPAHEDGKKVICIPHPWNIQERERYNFPLMSSWKEAKAYIDEVLQVVGV comes from the coding sequence ATGAAGAAGCCTATTATTGCTGTAGATATGGATGACACGATATGTCATCTGGTCAAGCGGGCTATATATCACAACAACCTCAACTTCCCGACCCATCCGTTGCGCTATGAGGATATGATTCATTGGGATACGTCCCATTTGCGTCATCCAGAGAGCACGCATGATGTATTTTATGGTCGGCCGGGTCTGTTCGAGGAATTGGAATTATACGACGAGTATGTAGTAGATGAGATGCGAAAGCTGAACGATGCTTATGATGTCATAGTCGTAACGGCAGCAGAACCAAGAACAGTCGTTGAGAAGTGGAACTGGCTCCAGCAGCACATGCCTTTTATAACCGCAGAACAGTTTATTACATGCAAAAGAAAAAACTTGCTTGGTTTCGATCTGCTCATTGATGATGGAGCACATAACCTGATTCCAGCGCATGAGGACGGCAAAAAGGTCATTTGTATCCCACATCCGTGGAATATACAGGAGCGTGAGCGATACAACTTTCCGTTGATGTCTTCATGGAAAGAGGCCAAGGCTTACATAGATGAAGTGTTACAGGTTGTCGGTGTCTGA
- a CDS encoding alpha-L-rhamnosidase: MFNVSHLRCEYRINPIGLDVKSPRLSWQLQSDRRNCMQSAYQIQLSLTEDFDGIAWDSGEISTDQSIHVELNHFQPSPRTRYYYRIQAWDDAGNDSGWSESAYFEMGLMDSHNKWQAEWITAQPSDDGDTSCPRMRKQFNVKQAITSARIYVTALGLYELHMNNTRVGEDYFTPGWTSYRKRLQYQTYDVTHLLQDGQNTLGANLGDGWYRGYLGWNKEREIFGSTSALLLELHMKYADGSEECILSNGDWTAAPSAIRMSDIYMGETYDAQMESDWSDSSQTNWSPVNVLEHPKDIIVAQENVPVTQVEQLQPIALLTTRQGDRVIDMGQNMVGWVRFSIQGEAGQTVELHHAEILDHEGNFYTDNLRAAKQCIRYTCKGDGVETFEPHFTFQGFRYVKLVGFPEHVCLDEFTGIVLHSNMEQTGQFSCSSPLVNQLHHNILWGQKGNFLDVPTDCPQRDERLGWTGDAQMFVRTSSYLMNTAPFFTKWLRDLEADQGEDGGIPFFVPDLRSSTSEGWGDTSHSSAAWGDAAVICPWTIYEMYGDARLLAEQYESMKQWIEYIHVQGDNPYLWNTGFHFGDWLGLDSKPDSYVGATDTDYVATAFYAYSVSLTQKAAEALGKTDDAEYYKQLHTNIVHAFRNEFVTPAGKIAVPTQTAHVLALQFDLLDATARTRAVGQLAKLVKEAGNHLTTGFVGTPYLNPVLSDAGLHDLAYTLLFQEDYPSWLYQVTQGATTVWEHWDGIKEDGSLWSAGMNSFNHYAYGAIGEWLYRYVAGIRSDEHQPGFRMVHIEPQPGPGLDWVEASLETMYGQVASSWNRLAEGEMEIRVHIPANTRGTVRLPGAGAQIVLEQGKPLDQLDQMSGVQDIQNIGDDVEVTLGSGSYQFTYKDTDAKKDQDVQEATLTESV; this comes from the coding sequence ATGTTCAACGTTAGTCACCTTCGCTGTGAGTATAGAATCAATCCGATAGGCCTTGATGTCAAATCACCGCGTTTAAGCTGGCAGCTGCAATCCGATCGTCGGAACTGCATGCAATCCGCTTACCAGATTCAGCTGTCATTGACGGAAGATTTTGATGGAATTGCATGGGATTCTGGCGAGATAAGTACGGATCAATCCATACATGTGGAATTAAACCATTTTCAGCCTTCTCCGCGAACGCGATACTATTACCGGATTCAGGCATGGGATGATGCAGGAAATGATTCAGGCTGGTCCGAATCGGCTTATTTCGAGATGGGACTTATGGATAGTCATAACAAGTGGCAAGCAGAATGGATCACAGCTCAACCATCAGATGATGGAGATACGTCATGCCCGCGTATGCGCAAACAGTTTAATGTGAAACAAGCGATTACGTCTGCCAGAATATATGTAACAGCACTTGGATTATACGAGTTGCATATGAACAACACAAGAGTAGGAGAAGATTATTTTACACCTGGCTGGACCTCTTATCGTAAGCGATTACAATATCAAACTTATGATGTTACCCACCTGCTTCAGGATGGACAGAATACTTTAGGTGCTAATCTGGGAGATGGTTGGTACCGAGGGTATCTTGGCTGGAACAAAGAACGGGAGATATTTGGTTCAACGTCCGCATTGCTGCTGGAACTGCATATGAAATACGCAGATGGATCAGAGGAATGTATTCTATCCAACGGGGATTGGACGGCTGCTCCAAGTGCCATTCGTATGTCGGACATCTATATGGGGGAGACGTATGATGCACAAATGGAGTCCGATTGGTCGGATTCATCTCAGACGAATTGGTCACCCGTGAACGTACTGGAGCATCCGAAAGATATCATCGTTGCGCAGGAGAATGTACCCGTCACCCAAGTCGAACAGCTACAGCCAATCGCTTTGTTAACAACCCGACAGGGAGATCGTGTAATAGACATGGGGCAGAATATGGTGGGATGGGTGAGATTCAGCATTCAAGGTGAGGCAGGTCAGACGGTTGAGCTGCACCATGCTGAGATATTGGATCATGAAGGCAACTTCTACACCGATAATCTTCGCGCCGCCAAGCAGTGTATTCGCTACACTTGCAAGGGGGATGGCGTGGAAACTTTTGAACCGCATTTTACGTTCCAAGGGTTCCGCTATGTGAAGCTGGTTGGCTTTCCGGAACACGTTTGTCTGGATGAATTCACCGGAATAGTGCTGCACTCGAATATGGAGCAAACAGGTCAGTTCTCATGCTCCAGTCCGCTGGTAAACCAACTGCATCACAATATATTGTGGGGGCAAAAGGGGAATTTCCTGGATGTGCCGACAGACTGTCCACAGAGGGATGAACGGCTCGGATGGACCGGGGATGCACAGATGTTTGTCCGAACGTCCTCCTACCTGATGAATACGGCTCCCTTCTTCACCAAATGGCTGCGGGATCTGGAAGCGGATCAGGGAGAAGATGGCGGTATTCCATTCTTCGTTCCGGATCTGAGAAGTTCCACCTCAGAAGGGTGGGGAGACACCAGTCATTCCTCCGCCGCTTGGGGGGATGCAGCAGTCATCTGTCCTTGGACCATCTATGAGATGTATGGGGATGCCAGATTACTGGCCGAACAATATGAGAGTATGAAACAGTGGATCGAGTATATTCACGTGCAGGGTGACAATCCGTACCTGTGGAACACGGGATTCCACTTTGGCGATTGGCTGGGACTGGACTCCAAGCCTGATAGTTATGTTGGCGCAACGGACACGGATTATGTGGCAACAGCATTCTATGCCTATTCGGTGTCGTTAACTCAAAAGGCAGCTGAGGCACTTGGAAAGACAGATGATGCTGAATATTACAAGCAGCTGCATACAAACATTGTTCATGCGTTTCGCAATGAATTCGTGACTCCAGCCGGCAAAATTGCTGTTCCTACGCAAACAGCACATGTTCTTGCGCTCCAATTTGACCTACTGGACGCCACTGCTCGAACTCGTGCTGTTGGACAATTGGCAAAACTCGTGAAAGAGGCGGGCAATCATCTTACTACAGGTTTCGTGGGCACACCTTATCTGAATCCGGTATTGAGTGATGCAGGTCTTCACGACCTGGCATATACATTACTTTTTCAAGAGGATTATCCGTCCTGGTTATATCAGGTGACTCAAGGCGCAACGACCGTCTGGGAACATTGGGATGGGATCAAAGAGGATGGCAGTCTCTGGAGTGCTGGTATGAACTCATTTAACCACTATGCGTACGGAGCGATTGGAGAATGGTTGTATCGTTATGTTGCCGGCATTCGGTCCGATGAACATCAGCCAGGATTCCGAATGGTGCATATCGAGCCGCAACCCGGACCTGGACTGGATTGGGTAGAAGCGAGTCTGGAGACGATGTATGGTCAAGTTGCTTCAAGCTGGAACCGGCTGGCGGAGGGTGAAATGGAGATTCGGGTGCATATTCCCGCCAACACGAGAGGTACGGTACGTCTTCCTGGAGCAGGTGCACAGATCGTTCTGGAGCAAGGGAAACCGTTGGATCAGTTGGATCAGATGAGTGGAGTTCAGGATATTCAAAACATTGGAGACGATGTTGAAGTCACACTTGGATCTGGGAGTTACCAATTCACTTACAAAGACACAGATGCTAAGAAGGATCAGGATGTTCAGGAGGCTACATTGACAGAGTCTGTATAA
- a CDS encoding acyltransferase: protein MNQPFNRPRRIEYLDLYRAFAIMAVVAIHATSTAVAHYPKHTLDHDVYYFWNTFLQFAVPAFLFLSSLVLFYNYSSKVNEKGWMLAFYKKRLFNVFVPYLVWSLIYFAIKQLIEGKEPLTHGVQFAKQLVMGTAHTHLYFFLIILQFYIVFPWLLSLTRHRLFNRYLPLFFIAGQAIFYALHLQFHFERTGSLLPSYLIVIGFGAWVGLNFEWALNKLYSHRYVLIAALLGGGAIFIYGNAYIKTTFAAYPVITYTVLFLFRNLFTLSACLLLLIFSERIGTGKLTEVRKATRILDSLGTVAFGVFLMHPLVLLFWRREFTDELARHFSVGIILSYIVALLISWICAMGLRRMKWGWVLIGR, encoded by the coding sequence ATGAATCAACCGTTTAATCGGCCCCGGCGAATTGAGTATCTGGATCTCTATCGTGCTTTTGCCATCATGGCAGTGGTAGCTATTCATGCAACTTCAACAGCAGTTGCGCATTACCCCAAGCATACATTAGATCATGATGTGTATTATTTCTGGAACACGTTTTTGCAATTTGCCGTTCCAGCGTTTCTGTTCCTGTCCTCCCTGGTCTTGTTCTATAACTACAGCTCCAAGGTGAATGAGAAGGGTTGGATGCTCGCTTTTTATAAGAAGCGCTTATTTAATGTATTTGTACCTTATTTGGTGTGGTCCCTTATCTACTTTGCCATTAAACAGTTGATTGAGGGCAAAGAACCTTTGACCCATGGTGTTCAATTTGCCAAACAATTAGTGATGGGAACCGCTCATACGCACTTGTACTTTTTTCTGATTATTCTTCAATTCTATATCGTTTTTCCATGGCTTCTGTCCCTTACACGCCATCGTTTGTTTAATCGTTATTTGCCATTATTCTTTATTGCTGGCCAAGCGATCTTCTATGCACTACATTTGCAGTTTCACTTCGAACGGACAGGAAGTTTGTTACCCAGTTATCTGATCGTGATTGGATTTGGCGCATGGGTTGGGTTGAACTTTGAGTGGGCATTGAACAAACTGTATTCTCACCGTTATGTGCTCATAGCTGCGTTGTTAGGTGGAGGTGCCATTTTTATATATGGCAATGCTTATATCAAAACCACTTTTGCTGCATACCCGGTTATTACCTATACCGTGCTGTTCCTGTTCCGTAATCTGTTTACCTTGTCAGCCTGCCTGCTTCTACTGATCTTTAGTGAACGAATCGGCACGGGAAAACTTACCGAGGTTCGTAAAGCTACGCGTATTCTGGACTCCTTGGGTACAGTTGCGTTCGGTGTGTTTTTAATGCACCCACTTGTACTGCTCTTCTGGAGACGTGAATTCACAGATGAACTGGCTCGCCACTTTAGTGTGGGCATCATACTATCTTATATTGTGGCACTCCTGATCTCATGGATCTGCGCGATGGGATTGCGCCGGATGAAGTGGGGATGGGTACTGATTGGACGTTAA
- a CDS encoding putative immunity protein → MAKPAFKDAPLRREIEDLAKQQNHHTLACWAAECAARVLYIFEKKTEDLRASNAIAAGRGWIRGEIAMVDVRKAAFAAHAAAREADNVAASAASRAAGHAAATAHVKGHAVHAATYAVKAIFYDCLIEEQERRVLEERMWQYQYLLGGCNDHGERTR, encoded by the coding sequence ATGGCAAAACCTGCATTCAAAGATGCGCCTTTGCGCCGCGAAATAGAGGATTTGGCTAAGCAACAGAATCACCATACATTGGCCTGTTGGGCTGCGGAGTGTGCGGCACGTGTCTTGTATATATTTGAGAAGAAGACGGAGGATCTCCGCGCCAGTAATGCGATTGCCGCAGGAAGAGGTTGGATCCGTGGAGAGATTGCCATGGTTGATGTTCGAAAGGCGGCTTTTGCAGCTCATGCTGCTGCAAGGGAAGCCGACAATGTCGCTGCCTCTGCTGCATCTCGTGCGGCGGGACACGCAGCTGCAACGGCCCATGTCAAAGGCCATGCGGTGCATGCCGCAACGTATGCAGTGAAAGCTATCTTTTATGACTGTTTGATAGAAGAGCAAGAACGTCGTGTCCTGGAAGAGAGAATGTGGCAATATCAATATCTGTTGGGAGGATGTAATGATCATGGGGAAAGAACACGTTAG
- a CDS encoding AAA family ATPase: protein MKLVIIFGPQAVGKMTVGQELEKITKLKLFHNHMTIELVSPYFSYGTPQGKRLVNLFRQEIFEEVAKSDLPGLIFTFVWAFDLAKDGEYIRQISELFESNGGQVCYVELEADASERLERNKSPHRLLHKPTKRDIAWSERDLLDTMKLYRLNSEPGEITHEHYIRIDNTHKSSDEVAKLIQERFNL, encoded by the coding sequence ATGAAATTAGTGATTATTTTTGGTCCGCAGGCTGTGGGCAAAATGACGGTTGGGCAAGAACTTGAGAAGATAACAAAGCTTAAATTGTTTCATAACCATATGACCATTGAATTGGTGTCTCCTTATTTCAGCTATGGTACACCACAAGGCAAACGACTGGTTAATCTGTTCCGTCAGGAGATTTTTGAAGAAGTGGCGAAGAGTGATTTGCCGGGTCTGATTTTTACTTTTGTATGGGCGTTTGATTTGGCGAAAGACGGAGAGTACATTCGCCAGATCAGTGAGTTATTCGAATCTAATGGAGGACAGGTCTGTTATGTGGAACTGGAAGCTGATGCATCGGAAAGACTGGAGCGTAACAAGAGTCCGCATCGACTGCTGCATAAGCCAACAAAGCGAGACATCGCGTGGTCTGAGCGAGATTTGCTTGATACGATGAAGCTATATCGATTGAATTCGGAACCGGGAGAAATCACACATGAACACTACATACGGATTGATAACACACACAAGAGTTCGGATGAGGTGGCAAAGTTAATTCAGGAACGATTTAATTTATAA
- a CDS encoding beta-glucoside-specific PTS transporter subunit IIABC, with product MKHQETAQEIIKAVGGTNNINSVYHCVTRLRFDLKDNEKVDNGSLKKLDKVMGTNISGDQFQVIIGNDVAKVFDAMVKENPAIQQTTEKKEPKSDKKQNVVLKIFETIAGVFAPMLPAITAAGMLKGLLALFVSVGWMSAGTDTYRILSAIGDGVFHYLPLLIAVSAARKFGSNPFVAIALGTALMYPDMTALLSSGESVGFLGIPVTAVSYASSVIPILLAVWLMSYVEKWVDRVIPAALKLLLVPLITLLVMVPVTLIAIGPLGTFVGSGLSGGINWLLNEGGLIAGIVLGGAMALIIMIGMHYALVPIILSNIATLGFDKFLPLTFISNMGQAGATLGVFFRAKDKKLKTVALSTSFTALMGVTEPAMYGVNMKYKKPFAAAMIGSAVGGGFALAFGAKAYVLAGNGGLPGLPSLIGQTFWYSFGGMILAFIVGAIMSTIFGIKEEEGDAEALAQFSPGASTAPAKVTSNDAATVNVDDMGDPTPTSDAVAVAPMTGKSIPLKEVNDPTFGDELMGKGVAFVPTVGELVSPVTGTIMNVFKTKHAIVVRSDNGMELLIHVGINTVKLRGQYFDAHVATGARVQAGDKLLTFELAEIAKEYDITTAMVVTNTADYKQVLPVKLGEITMGEDVLKAEI from the coding sequence ATGAAACATCAGGAAACGGCGCAGGAAATCATTAAAGCCGTTGGGGGAACAAACAATATTAACTCAGTTTATCACTGCGTCACACGTTTGCGCTTTGATCTGAAAGACAACGAGAAAGTTGATAACGGCTCACTTAAGAAACTGGATAAGGTCATGGGAACGAATATTTCCGGCGACCAATTCCAAGTCATTATCGGTAATGATGTGGCAAAAGTGTTCGATGCCATGGTGAAGGAAAATCCGGCAATCCAGCAAACTACAGAAAAGAAAGAGCCAAAGTCGGATAAAAAACAAAATGTCGTGCTGAAAATTTTTGAAACAATCGCAGGTGTCTTTGCCCCGATGCTTCCAGCGATTACTGCGGCAGGTATGCTCAAAGGATTACTTGCACTATTCGTGTCCGTAGGTTGGATGTCTGCCGGAACGGATACGTATCGTATTCTTTCAGCCATCGGTGACGGCGTATTCCATTACCTGCCTTTACTGATTGCAGTCAGCGCTGCTCGTAAATTCGGCAGTAACCCGTTTGTTGCGATCGCACTAGGTACAGCACTCATGTATCCAGACATGACAGCATTGTTATCTAGCGGTGAATCTGTTGGATTCTTGGGAATCCCGGTTACGGCTGTAAGTTATGCTTCATCGGTTATCCCGATTCTTCTTGCAGTATGGTTGATGTCCTATGTTGAGAAATGGGTTGACCGTGTTATCCCTGCTGCACTCAAGCTGCTGCTTGTGCCGCTGATTACCTTACTTGTTATGGTTCCGGTAACGCTGATTGCGATCGGTCCATTGGGTACATTTGTAGGTAGCGGATTGTCTGGCGGTATCAACTGGCTGCTGAATGAAGGCGGATTGATTGCAGGTATTGTTCTTGGCGGCGCGATGGCGCTCATTATTATGATAGGAATGCACTATGCACTTGTGCCGATCATCCTGAGTAATATCGCTACACTGGGCTTTGATAAATTCTTGCCATTAACCTTTATCTCCAATATGGGTCAGGCTGGTGCAACACTCGGCGTATTCTTCCGGGCAAAAGATAAAAAACTCAAAACCGTGGCATTGTCAACGAGCTTCACCGCACTCATGGGTGTAACGGAGCCGGCTATGTACGGGGTTAACATGAAATACAAAAAACCATTTGCCGCAGCCATGATTGGTAGTGCAGTAGGTGGCGGATTCGCCCTTGCTTTTGGCGCAAAAGCGTATGTACTTGCGGGTAACGGTGGTCTCCCAGGACTTCCTTCCCTGATTGGACAGACCTTCTGGTATTCCTTTGGGGGTATGATTTTGGCCTTTATCGTGGGTGCAATCATGTCTACGATATTTGGTATCAAAGAAGAAGAAGGAGACGCAGAGGCGTTAGCTCAATTCTCACCGGGTGCTTCTACAGCTCCAGCGAAAGTAACTTCCAATGACGCTGCAACCGTAAATGTAGACGACATGGGCGATCCAACACCAACGAGTGATGCAGTAGCTGTTGCACCGATGACAGGTAAATCCATCCCGCTCAAAGAAGTCAACGATCCAACATTTGGTGATGAATTGATGGGTAAAGGTGTGGCATTTGTTCCAACGGTGGGCGAATTGGTATCTCCAGTGACAGGTACCATCATGAATGTGTTCAAAACAAAACATGCGATCGTTGTCCGCAGTGATAACGGAATGGAATTGTTGATTCATGTTGGAATTAACACGGTGAAGCTGCGTGGACAGTATTTTGATGCACATGTTGCTACAGGAGCACGTGTACAGGCTGGAGACAAGTTGCTCACATTTGAACTGGCCGAGATTGCAAAAGAATACGACATCACAACCGCTATGGTTGTTACCAATACGGCTGATTACAAGCAGGTTTTACCTGTGAAATTGGGCGAAATCACGATGGGTGAAGACGTCTTGAAAGCTGAGATCTAA
- a CDS encoding GNAT family N-acetyltransferase, which yields MIMGKEHVRLIKPSLSYKEAYLAFYEDWVRSGELMVPWVISKDPYAFDEMLAFLQRNEQGIDIPEGWVKDSTYWLVTESQQIVGAVNIRHELNDKLFNSGGHIGYGIRPGERQSGYGSEILRLSLEKTRELGITKVLIVCDAVNEPSRRVILRNGGIRDEDYVESNGNVVERFWIENVE from the coding sequence ATGATCATGGGGAAAGAACACGTTAGATTAATTAAACCATCACTGTCGTACAAGGAAGCATATTTGGCATTTTATGAAGACTGGGTCAGAAGTGGAGAATTGATGGTACCTTGGGTCATTTCCAAAGATCCTTATGCGTTCGATGAGATGTTGGCGTTTTTGCAGCGCAATGAACAAGGGATTGACATCCCGGAGGGCTGGGTCAAAGACAGTACATACTGGCTGGTCACGGAGAGTCAACAAATCGTGGGTGCCGTCAATATAAGGCACGAGCTTAACGACAAATTGTTCAACAGTGGAGGGCATATTGGATATGGTATTCGTCCAGGAGAGCGGCAAAGTGGCTATGGTTCCGAAATTCTCAGGCTTTCTTTGGAGAAAACGAGAGAGCTTGGAATCACCAAAGTATTGATCGTATGCGATGCGGTTAATGAGCCTTCCAGAAGGGTTATCCTTCGAAATGGTGGCATTCGGGATGAAGACTATGTGGAGTCCAATGGCAACGTTGTTGAACGATTCTGGATAGAGAATGTCGAATAA